In Methanosphaera sp. ISO3-F5, a genomic segment contains:
- a CDS encoding 4Fe-4S double cluster binding domain-containing protein, protein MELYEKLTEYCEAKLTLYGFANLEENKEAVFLDQLKRYDYAIAIGINIPDNIVDNLDTDEGRKKYLEAYTQVNNLLNENASHIVEIIKQYGFNAVNVDSSYILPGENFVGEISHKLVANLAGLGWIGKSALFINPYYGPRVRWATILTDAALPVENKRMKSRCKSCRLCVENCPVNAFDDKEFSEDVSRDERYDAGACASYFDRLESMGKPRLCGLCVKVCPWGLVNKNSRKKEDKI, encoded by the coding sequence ATGGAATTATATGAAAAATTAACAGAATACTGTGAAGCAAAACTAACACTATACGGATTTGCCAATCTGGAAGAAAATAAGGAAGCGGTATTCCTGGACCAGTTAAAAAGATATGACTATGCAATAGCAATAGGAATCAACATTCCAGATAACATAGTTGATAATCTGGATACAGATGAAGGCAGAAAAAAATACTTGGAAGCATACACACAAGTCAATAATCTACTGAATGAAAATGCAAGCCATATAGTAGAAATAATAAAGCAATATGGTTTTAATGCAGTGAATGTTGACAGTTCCTACATTCTCCCGGGAGAAAACTTTGTCGGCGAAATATCCCATAAGTTAGTAGCTAATCTTGCAGGCCTGGGATGGATAGGGAAAAGTGCATTATTCATCAATCCATATTATGGTCCGCGTGTCAGGTGGGCAACAATCCTAACAGATGCAGCACTACCCGTAGAGAATAAGAGGATGAAGTCAAGGTGTAAAAGTTGCAGGTTATGTGTTGAAAATTGTCCAGTTAATGCATTTGATGATAAGGAATTTAGTGAAGATGTTTCACGTGATGAGCGATATGATGCAGGAGCATGTGCATCCTACTTTGACAGGCTTGAATCAATGGGTAAGCCACGTCTGTGTGGTTTGTGTGTGAAGGTTTGTCCATGGGGATTGGTTAATAAAAACAGTAGGAAAAAAGAGGATAAAATTTGA
- a CDS encoding zinc ribbon domain-containing protein → MNEKVICPNCGHENQINMNQCSQCDEELRNYTYFKNDFKDFYKLFSTQNIELLEKIPLTDTAYDSILNTIIDIGIENYPAIPEDPNTQHLIKIAKPYARVQYDNQNTHPEFFSYYSFNHIYINRITPHQMIPGAIIHELAHHLFNEIIKQSIMHLLNLEKNLYIESFAWYLTLQNEYLKIANEFVSHRVQEYFIPEHFTGYTSLLELLEENNDLEHKKIETALSVGLSVSQDVIFILEKYITPNINTNPDTSQYHRLEFNIRELDEQEKLNAMYTIILNTFKFIAEHKRDMQPVLNDLNESYIRYNV, encoded by the coding sequence ATGAACGAAAAAGTCATATGCCCCAACTGTGGACACGAAAACCAGATAAACATGAACCAATGCTCACAATGCGATGAAGAACTACGAAACTACACCTACTTCAAAAATGATTTCAAAGACTTCTACAAACTATTCAGCACACAAAACATAGAACTACTCGAAAAAATACCACTAACAGACACAGCATATGACAGCATACTAAACACTATCATCGACATAGGAATAGAAAACTACCCGGCAATACCAGAAGATCCAAACACACAACACCTAATAAAAATAGCAAAACCATACGCAAGAGTACAATACGACAACCAAAACACTCACCCAGAATTCTTCAGCTACTACTCATTCAACCACATATACATCAACAGAATAACACCACACCAAATGATACCAGGAGCAATAATACATGAACTAGCACACCACCTATTCAATGAAATAATAAAACAATCCATAATGCACCTACTGAATCTTGAAAAAAACCTGTACATAGAATCATTCGCATGGTACCTTACACTACAAAATGAATACCTTAAAATAGCAAACGAATTCGTATCACATAGAGTACAGGAATACTTTATACCAGAACACTTCACAGGATACACATCACTACTGGAACTATTGGAAGAAAACAACGACCTGGAACATAAAAAGATAGAAACAGCACTCAGCGTAGGATTAAGTGTGAGCCAGGACGTAATATTCATACTCGAGAAATACATTACACCTAACATAAATACAAACCCTGATACCAGCCAATACCACCGCCTAGAATTTAACATAAGAGAACTTGATGAACAGGAAAAACTCAACGCAATGTACACCATCATACTAAACACGTTCAAATTCATAGCAGAACATAAACGTGACATGCAACCCGTACTAAACGATTTAAACGAAAGCTATATCAGATATAATGTTTAA
- a CDS encoding ATP-binding protein, translating to MKYMPIVMPEDIDKYFYNRTNEIELLNANLSLLEKGIPNQYLLTGYRGIGKTSLLKKILKHQPKKYLTTYIDLSAIYGQQKGKITEEELIKEILHQIEETLEENSTTLNKIKEKLIKNLNQLKLKNYTFNNTSLHDIPIPTITENYSKLSKFVMELPQKIVDTIDEIKGYIIVIDEFQLLKTLENPEAFFWLIRSYTQKQFNVSYIFTGSVSNTAEIITMINGQTGAFGGRMLQININPFTKEQTKNYIDEKSNNIKFTPEGFERFYKCTRGIPAYINSFCNILPNNITCTPEIIKESMILNIDNIAIMWLRVWGTLNRTEKELITLFVEYGSMNNKTIQDKVDYTKITLNKYLEILSNKGIIDYSADKKYYLADEMLKTWLKIKKDTQGRYPQ from the coding sequence ATGAAATACATGCCCATAGTAATGCCAGAAGACATAGACAAATATTTCTACAACAGAACCAACGAAATAGAATTACTAAATGCCAACTTATCACTACTCGAAAAAGGAATACCAAACCAATACCTATTAACAGGATACAGAGGTATAGGAAAAACATCACTTCTAAAAAAAATACTAAAACACCAACCCAAAAAATACCTAACCACATACATAGACCTATCAGCAATATACGGCCAACAAAAAGGAAAAATAACAGAAGAAGAACTAATCAAAGAAATACTACACCAAATAGAAGAAACACTAGAAGAAAACAGCACCACACTAAACAAAATTAAAGAAAAACTAATAAAAAACCTAAACCAACTAAAACTTAAAAACTACACATTCAATAACACATCACTACACGATATTCCAATACCAACCATAACAGAAAACTATAGCAAACTAAGCAAATTCGTCATGGAACTACCACAAAAAATAGTTGATACAATAGACGAAATAAAAGGATACATAATAGTAATAGATGAATTCCAATTATTAAAAACATTAGAAAACCCCGAAGCATTCTTCTGGCTAATACGAAGTTATACACAAAAACAATTTAATGTAAGCTACATATTCACAGGAAGCGTATCAAACACGGCAGAAATAATAACCATGATAAATGGACAAACAGGAGCATTTGGAGGAAGAATGCTACAAATAAACATCAACCCATTCACTAAAGAACAAACAAAAAACTATATAGATGAAAAATCCAATAACATCAAATTTACACCAGAAGGATTTGAACGATTCTACAAATGTACAAGAGGAATACCAGCATACATAAACAGCTTCTGTAATATACTACCAAATAACATCACATGTACACCAGAAATAATTAAAGAATCAATGATACTAAACATAGACAACATAGCAATAATGTGGCTAAGAGTATGGGGAACCCTAAACAGAACAGAAAAAGAACTAATAACACTATTCGTGGAATATGGATCAATGAATAATAAAACAATCCAAGACAAAGTAGATTATACAAAAATCACACTAAACAAATACCTAGAAATATTAAGCAACAAGGGCATAATAGACTATTCAGCAGACAAAAAATACTACCTAGCAGATGAAATGCTAAAAACATGGCTGAAAATAAAAAAAGACACCCAAGGAAGATACCCACAATAA
- a CDS encoding DUF3990 domain-containing protein translates to MEKYNKDFYFGFYCTFLEEQAIRWTTRFGEGYVNTYNYHPDNSLKILKFEEMSEEWLDFIISCRSGHPHEYDIVEGPIADDTIYNYIQEYNDNKISREAFWSLVKFRYPTRQICFNTEKSLKTIKFFNAMKEYEQK, encoded by the coding sequence ATTGAAAAATACAATAAAGATTTCTACTTTGGATTTTATTGTACTTTTTTAGAAGAACAAGCTATTCGTTGGACCACACGTTTTGGTGAAGGTTATGTAAATACATATAATTACCATCCAGATAATTCACTAAAAATATTAAAATTTGAAGAAATGAGTGAAGAATGGTTAGATTTTATAATTTCGTGTAGAAGTGGTCATCCACACGAATATGATATTGTAGAAGGTCCTATAGCTGATGATACTATCTATAACTATATTCAGGAATATAATGATAATAAAATTAGTAGAGAAGCATTTTGGTCTTTAGTAAAGTTTAGATATCCTACACGCCAAATCTGCTTTAATACTGAAAAATCCCTTAAAACTATTAAATTCTTCAATGCGATGAAAGAATATGAACAAAAATAA
- a CDS encoding Ig-like domain repeat protein: MTLNKKHCLIFLTIFLALILGTTMVSATDDTNNTQGITDNKEISTPQKYDVDKMVQNRVSNTNPETNDEKINNENKTTNTKTITKKDTIKQNTKQETQPITVNDYTELKTALTSTTYDDLTITLKNDLTSNGPITINNAIKNLVINGNSKTINGNSQAFLTANNMNLTIKNMTITNCAASNAPVLSSTNSNITILDSNITNCRSTSITSGANPNNGVLYIPSGVVTLEGNIIEGNTVSGTTNSFILLLPQTSKIVNNTFINNVNTRNSGTFTYDSLLSRKVNEIHDNEYIGNYLSISLDFRELDLNIHDQTEIYDDVLFNLYVLINDKYNDTVRNGTIYVDTNDEQSYYAPVVNGTAKIELSYAYIKQQVKVGSYSWKTVWFSYFSLEDNSYESSISNSTEFIPKSIKNPSLTASVNPSSGRVGDTFTIKGTLNGEYPISANKVTLTIGDYVAIGNTDANGEVYFNYTPDNLGIYTATLTVAAHGGIGNARTKSVTFTVEGDPSYISIYTNETEVTGAKPVKVYGVLTNMTGDPIGGATVNLTFKNQYKASTITNDSGEYSFEYITDLADDTANNLRVTYGGDAAKGINATSNTTKLTVNPYKTNITFTASDTQYGGQTNVTGFVYDIETGEVIQSGQVSIKLTNVNNPQTANIVDGKFEYLRSYTNIGTKTAEVTFIASGLYASSVNTTTFTVTKGITNATINNNGPIKVGGTLTVSGRVANDFGNHIGSKVNINVTMGTETHNVLTTNTGTYSTTFTLTEAKDYDIIVEWEGNTNYFDFKNTTVFSLYKIPTITNVSVVDDIVNRVTIDVSVRENDTKFTGNITSGYINVTVGENSKLYPITGNTTRIALSDEVNITTTDPVMFKVEFVESDVDLNSTGINNTTGEVITMFTARPVASRITVEVSPKQQNITRNVTISGEVFDEFDNPVENGNVTIDIDGKEPILVPFTGGRYEYNFTTDTGGQINFNVTFNATKTESGSILIQESRNNSSFIVNKLPTITNVELLNNSYNNVTIRVNVTTTSDEENFVTTGLIYVYDFIHSELLEQEVQVGNRSVNLTLPLEPGTNKLLVYYQENNIYLESNYRNETAFTFDKDVYVINVEKIPSITVVEKVLSNKSGEVTIRVNVTNTTGSLIPTGHVSVFNATSGELLGEGDLDNGKADILLPGLTEPGDARINITYEGNTHYLPSNARGNTHGQENTTTITVTVDPRITINMTRNMTVIGQQVTIYGNVYNEIGVMLSNANVIVTINGQEYPAGFDTETGEYNYIYTPTSNGTITVNASYLKDETKQATSESLELLVNKINSTTDIVRVVNSTLGNVSLEIRVEGADGNTSMNGKLNITIEGYIPVKADYTGESIIVPLGDHIRRSGLITVLVEFQENDAYLASSIDVLIPVDAERPILELAIEKATVQVGENAVITGNLADNRGNKISDAYIEISINDKLVTTVRTDEDGAFRYTYNTTEAGENIPVNAVYRGDDTRYDPTSNTTKFSVTKKTIYTINVSAENITYGDIETIIISLPSDANDNVNINIPDYIADTVKAENGRAVYIIGAYNISAGEYNVTVTYSDDKYATKTNTTIFKVTKSATTLTVNVTSPVKAGQSTLITGTLVDATGKPVSGEKVEVKVDNKLVASPVTNAYGKYTITFNDTIVGTHNVGASYNGNNNYMNSTAATTLTVEKLNTKITIDTIKDVPVTENVVISAKVVDEKAVPVASAQVKVSFDGKTQNVTSDNNGNIRVTIPTSTVGNKEVIVIYDGNSKYNPSNMESTARVVKNNATITLSMPSNVKVDQTATVKGKVTDKNGKTLPNIPVNVTVNGKTIPTVTDSNGNFQVEANNVREGTNNVTATASNANYNINSASGKFTATRKEAKLTVDPIKDSKLKDNITITGKLVDEQNKPISYAPVQVTVNGKTSTVTTDKNGNYQLPATGIVEGTNNVSVKYEDPEYKTQTVKASFKASTSKTVVKVPSITGVIGEDITLTAYVTDDDGKPVSGGNIVFKLNGKTLRTDGRFDTNSSPLKLHVENGVVKYTIKADLYLRNGKNITASYSGSSKYDAAKANVATANIKKRNAQVKVTITPNKAVQNTDIVFTATLSDVTPGATNKTSLTTDANIIFKVNGVTIKDKNGKADRIRVTHSVINYAYHVPTGMGGVDDSGVKNYTVEAVYDNPVFYPDTRNSSVFHVQRSIINVNFIKTGIKNNVLSVKARFTDYENKNVVGNNKVCVKINGITYKENGEVKYFTVKDGNVDLTGIKIAKGTNVKEVMLVTGAREGYMGARATTTEITS; the protein is encoded by the coding sequence ATGACATTAAACAAAAAACATTGTCTAATATTCCTCACCATATTCCTAGCACTAATACTAGGAACAACAATGGTATCAGCAACAGACGATACCAACAACACACAAGGAATAACAGACAACAAAGAAATATCCACACCACAAAAATATGATGTGGATAAAATGGTACAAAACAGAGTTAGCAATACTAACCCTGAAACAAACGATGAAAAAATAAATAATGAAAATAAAACAACAAATACAAAGACAATCACAAAAAAAGACACAATAAAACAGAACACAAAACAAGAAACACAACCAATCACAGTAAACGACTACACAGAATTAAAAACAGCACTAACAAGCACAACATACGATGACCTAACAATCACACTAAAAAATGATCTAACAAGTAACGGACCAATAACAATAAACAATGCAATCAAAAACCTGGTAATAAACGGTAATAGTAAAACAATAAACGGAAACTCACAAGCATTCCTAACAGCAAATAACATGAACCTAACAATAAAAAATATGACAATCACAAATTGTGCAGCTTCCAATGCACCAGTATTATCATCAACAAACAGTAATATAACAATACTGGATTCAAACATCACTAACTGTAGGTCAACTTCAATTACTTCAGGAGCTAATCCAAATAATGGTGTTCTATACATTCCAAGTGGAGTAGTAACATTAGAAGGAAACATTATAGAAGGAAATACAGTATCAGGTACTACAAATTCATTCATATTACTTTTACCTCAAACAAGTAAAATAGTTAATAACACATTCATTAACAATGTCAATACTCGTAATAGTGGAACATTTACTTATGATTCTTTACTCAGTAGAAAAGTCAATGAAATACATGATAATGAGTATATAGGAAATTATTTATCTATAAGCTTGGATTTCAGAGAATTGGATTTAAATATACATGATCAAACAGAAATATATGATGACGTCCTTTTTAACTTATATGTTTTAATCAATGATAAGTATAACGATACAGTTAGAAATGGAACAATATATGTTGATACAAATGATGAACAATCATATTATGCACCTGTAGTTAATGGTACAGCTAAGATTGAATTAAGCTATGCATATATTAAACAACAAGTAAAAGTGGGAAGTTATTCCTGGAAAACAGTATGGTTTTCATATTTTTCTCTAGAAGATAATAGTTATGAATCAAGCATATCCAATTCAACCGAGTTTATACCAAAAAGTATTAAGAATCCTTCACTTACTGCCAGTGTTAATCCATCTAGTGGACGAGTAGGAGATACTTTCACTATTAAAGGAACATTAAATGGAGAATATCCAATATCTGCAAATAAGGTAACTTTAACAATCGGTGATTATGTTGCCATAGGCAATACTGATGCAAATGGTGAAGTATACTTTAACTATACACCAGACAATCTGGGAATTTACACTGCCACATTAACTGTAGCTGCACATGGTGGTATTGGTAATGCACGAACAAAAAGTGTTACATTCACAGTAGAAGGTGACCCATCATATATATCCATATACACTAATGAAACAGAGGTAACAGGTGCAAAACCCGTCAAAGTATATGGTGTATTAACCAATATGACAGGTGATCCTATAGGTGGAGCAACTGTTAATTTAACATTTAAAAATCAGTACAAAGCATCCACAATAACTAATGACTCTGGAGAATATTCATTTGAATACATAACAGATCTGGCTGATGATACAGCAAATAATTTAAGAGTCACTTACGGTGGAGATGCAGCAAAAGGTATTAATGCAACATCAAATACCACAAAGTTAACAGTTAACCCATATAAGACTAACATTACATTCACAGCTAGTGATACACAGTATGGTGGACAAACCAATGTAACAGGATTCGTATATGATATTGAAACCGGTGAAGTAATTCAATCAGGTCAGGTATCAATAAAATTAACGAATGTGAATAATCCACAAACAGCTAATATCGTGGATGGTAAATTTGAGTATTTACGCTCCTATACAAACATAGGTACAAAAACTGCTGAGGTAACATTCATAGCAAGCGGATTGTATGCAAGTTCAGTGAACACCACCACATTTACAGTAACAAAGGGTATTACTAATGCAACTATTAACAATAATGGTCCAATTAAGGTAGGTGGTACTTTAACAGTTTCCGGTAGGGTAGCAAATGACTTTGGAAATCATATTGGAAGCAAAGTAAATATAAATGTTACTATGGGTACCGAAACACATAACGTTCTTACAACTAATACTGGAACTTATAGTACTACATTCACGCTTACTGAAGCAAAAGATTATGATATCATAGTAGAATGGGAAGGTAATACTAATTACTTTGATTTTAAAAATACTACAGTATTTTCATTATATAAGATACCTACAATCACTAATGTATCCGTTGTAGATGATATTGTTAACCGCGTAACCATTGATGTTAGTGTACGAGAAAACGACACTAAATTCACAGGCAACATTACAAGTGGTTATATTAATGTTACAGTTGGTGAAAACAGTAAACTTTACCCAATAACTGGTAATACTACCAGGATAGCATTAAGTGATGAAGTTAACATCACAACAACTGACCCTGTAATGTTTAAGGTAGAGTTTGTGGAGTCAGATGTTGATCTTAACAGTACAGGTATCAATAACACTACTGGCGAAGTCATAACCATGTTTACTGCTAGGCCGGTAGCCAGCAGAATCACTGTCGAAGTTTCACCAAAACAACAGAACATCACAAGAAATGTTACAATAAGTGGAGAAGTATTCGATGAATTTGACAATCCAGTAGAAAATGGTAATGTTACAATAGATATTGATGGCAAGGAACCTATCCTAGTACCATTTACTGGTGGAAGGTATGAATACAATTTCACAACCGACACTGGTGGCCAGATCAACTTTAATGTAACATTCAATGCTACTAAAACAGAGTCCGGCAGCATATTAATCCAGGAAAGTAGGAATAATTCATCTTTCATTGTTAATAAGCTTCCAACAATTACCAATGTTGAGTTATTGAATAATTCATATAATAATGTGACTATCAGAGTAAACGTAACCACAACAAGTGATGAAGAAAACTTTGTAACCACTGGTCTAATCTACGTGTATGACTTCATACACAGTGAATTATTAGAACAGGAAGTACAAGTTGGAAACAGAAGTGTTAACCTGACACTACCATTAGAGCCTGGAACTAACAAGTTACTGGTATACTACCAGGAAAACAACATATACCTTGAAAGTAATTATAGGAATGAAACTGCATTCACATTCGATAAAGATGTGTACGTAATAAATGTTGAAAAGATTCCTAGCATAACAGTGGTAGAGAAAGTATTAAGTAACAAATCCGGTGAAGTAACAATAAGAGTTAACGTAACAAACACTACAGGCAGCCTAATACCTACAGGTCATGTAAGCGTATTTAACGCTACTAGTGGAGAATTGCTTGGAGAAGGCGACCTAGACAATGGTAAAGCTGATATACTATTACCTGGCCTAACCGAACCTGGTGATGCAAGAATCAACATCACATATGAAGGAAACACACACTATCTTCCTAGCAATGCACGAGGAAATACTCATGGACAGGAAAACACTACAACAATAACAGTAACAGTAGACCCAAGAATCACTATAAACATGACCCGTAACATGACAGTAATAGGACAACAAGTCACAATATACGGTAATGTATATAATGAAATAGGAGTAATGCTCAGTAATGCTAATGTAATAGTAACAATAAATGGCCAGGAATACCCAGCAGGCTTCGACACAGAAACAGGAGAATACAATTACATTTATACTCCAACAAGTAATGGAACAATCACAGTTAACGCATCATACCTAAAAGATGAGACAAAACAGGCTACCAGTGAAAGCCTCGAATTACTTGTGAACAAGATTAACTCCACAACAGATATTGTAAGAGTAGTTAACAGTACACTGGGTAATGTATCACTAGAAATAAGAGTAGAAGGTGCTGATGGTAACACTTCAATGAATGGTAAATTAAATATCACTATTGAAGGTTACATTCCTGTTAAAGCTGATTATACAGGAGAAAGCATAATTGTACCATTAGGTGATCATATACGCAGGTCTGGTTTAATTACTGTACTGGTTGAATTCCAAGAAAACGATGCATACCTTGCTAGTAGTATTGATGTATTAATCCCTGTGGATGCAGAGAGACCAATACTTGAATTAGCAATAGAAAAGGCTACTGTTCAAGTAGGAGAAAATGCAGTAATCACTGGTAACTTAGCCGATAATAGGGGTAACAAAATAAGCGATGCATACATAGAAATAAGCATAAATGATAAGCTTGTTACTACTGTAAGAACAGATGAAGATGGTGCTTTCAGATACACTTATAATACAACAGAAGCAGGCGAAAACATACCAGTAAATGCAGTTTATCGTGGAGACGATACTCGTTATGATCCAACAAGTAACACAACAAAATTCAGTGTCACTAAGAAAACCATTTACACTATCAATGTATCAGCTGAAAACATCACCTATGGTGATATTGAAACAATCATAATATCATTACCAAGTGATGCAAATGATAATGTGAATATTAATATCCCTGATTACATTGCAGATACTGTTAAGGCAGAAAATGGTAGGGCAGTTTACATAATAGGTGCTTACAATATAAGTGCAGGCGAATACAATGTCACAGTAACCTATTCAGATGATAAATATGCAACTAAAACAAACACAACCATATTCAAGGTAACAAAGTCAGCTACAACATTAACAGTTAACGTTACAAGTCCGGTAAAAGCAGGACAATCAACACTAATAACTGGAACACTAGTTGATGCTACAGGCAAACCTGTAAGTGGTGAAAAAGTAGAAGTGAAAGTAGATAACAAGCTCGTGGCAAGTCCAGTTACAAATGCATATGGAAAATACACCATAACATTTAATGACACCATTGTGGGTACACACAATGTAGGGGCAAGCTACAATGGAAACAATAACTACATGAACAGTACTGCAGCTACAACCTTAACTGTTGAAAAGTTAAACACTAAGATAACAATTGATACAATTAAGGATGTGCCAGTAACCGAAAATGTTGTAATCAGTGCTAAAGTTGTGGATGAAAAAGCAGTACCAGTAGCATCCGCACAGGTAAAAGTGTCCTTTGATGGTAAAACACAAAATGTCACCTCTGATAATAATGGAAACATCCGGGTAACTATTCCTACAAGTACTGTTGGCAACAAGGAAGTTATAGTAATCTATGATGGAAACAGTAAGTATAACCCATCAAACATGGAATCAACTGCACGTGTTGTTAAAAACAATGCAACAATCACACTATCAATGCCATCTAATGTGAAAGTAGACCAAACTGCTACAGTCAAGGGTAAGGTTACCGATAAGAATGGTAAAACATTACCTAACATTCCAGTAAATGTAACTGTAAACGGTAAAACCATACCTACAGTCACGGATAGTAATGGAAACTTCCAAGTAGAAGCAAACAATGTCCGTGAAGGCACTAATAATGTGACAGCAACAGCATCCAATGCTAACTATAACATTAACAGTGCAAGTGGTAAATTCACGGCAACCAGAAAAGAAGCAAAATTAACAGTAGACCCAATTAAGGATTCTAAACTCAAGGATAATATTACCATAACAGGTAAACTCGTAGACGAACAAAACAAGCCAATAAGCTATGCACCAGTACAGGTAACAGTAAACGGTAAAACCAGTACTGTTACAACAGATAAGAATGGTAACTACCAGTTACCAGCAACAGGCATAGTAGAAGGAACAAACAATGTGTCCGTGAAATATGAAGACCCTGAATACAAGACTCAGACCGTTAAAGCATCATTCAAGGCAAGCACATCCAAGACAGTAGTAAAAGTTCCATCCATTACTGGAGTAATAGGAGAAGACATTACACTAACTGCTTATGTGACTGATGATGATGGAAAACCGGTAAGTGGAGGAAACATTGTATTCAAATTAAACGGAAAAACACTAAGAACTGATGGACGCTTTGACACAAACAGCAGTCCATTAAAACTGCACGTAGAGAATGGTGTAGTAAAATACACTATTAAAGCTGACCTTTACCTTAGAAATGGTAAAAACATAACAGCAAGCTATAGTGGATCATCCAAGTATGATGCTGCTAAGGCTAATGTGGCAACAGCTAACATCAAAAAACGGAATGCTCAGGTAAAAGTAACAATTACACCTAATAAGGCTGTGCAGAATACTGACATAGTATTTACTGCTACACTTAGTGATGTGACACCAGGGGCAACTAATAAAACTAGTCTTACTACTGATGCTAACATTATATTTAAGGTGAATGGTGTAACTATTAAGGATAAAAATGGTAAAGCAGACCGTATCCGTGTTACTCATTCAGTGATAAATTATGCTTATCATGTACCAACTGGTATGGGTGGAGTTGATGATAGTGGTGTTAAAAATTATACTGTTGAGGCAGTTTATGATAATCCGGTATTCTATCCGGATACACGTAATTCATCAGTTTTCCATGTGCAGAGAAGTATAATTAATGTTAACTTTATTAAGACTGGTATTAAGAATAATGTGTTAAGTGTGAAAGCAAGATTCACGGATTATGAGAATAAGAATGTTGTTGGAAATAATAAGGTATGTGTAAAAATCAATGGTATTACCTATAAGGAAAATGGTGAGGTTAAGTATTTCACTGTTAAGGATGGTAATGTTGATCTTACAGGTATTAAGATAGCTAAGGGTACTAATGTGAAAGAAGTGATGCTTGTTACTGGAGCTCGTGAGGGTTATATGGGTGCTCGTGCTACAACAACTGAAATAACCTCCTAA